Part of the Flavobacterium sp. MDT1-60 genome, TCGATTCTGGAAACTGCGATTTTTAGATCATAATTGTTTTCCAGTCCTTTTTTTATCAGGTCTTTTAAAACATCATCATTAAACAGATCAAACCATTTTAAATTGGTTACGTTCGCCAGACTGTCTAAGTTTCTTTCATTTTTATAAGAATCTGATTTTTGCTGTTCAGGTTTGCTATATTTTGGCCCCACCATACAGCCCAAAGGGAATAGGATGAGAATAAATATAACAAAGATTATTTTATGTCTCTTAATCATGGTCAGAAGTATTTGATTCCACATTATGTCCTTCAGTCAGAGTTGTATCATCTTTCTTTTTTCCGATGTTTTCAATCATTACAAATAGACCTGGTACAATTAATACACCTAATACTGTGGCGATTAACATACCGCTGAATACCGCCATTCCCATTACGATACGTGCCTGAGAACCGGCACCTGTTGCGGTAAGTAATGGTACAACTCCAAGAATAAAAGCAAAAGCAGTCATCAAAATTGGTCGAAAACGAAGCTTAGCTGCAGTCATAGCTGATTCGTAAAGCGGTTTTCCTTTTTCATATTCTTCTTTGGCGAACTCCACAATAAGAATGGCGTTTTTGGCTACTAATCCAATTAAGAGAACCAAACCAATTTGCGCAAATACATTGTTTACGTAAGCGTCACTTCCAATTCTTGCGAGGAATAATCCTAAGAAGGCTCCAAAAACCGCAAAAGGTGCTCCGAGTAATACGCTAAAAGGTAGTTTCCAGCTTTCGTATTGTGCAGCAAGAATTAAAAACACAAATACCAACGCCATCAAAAATACAGTTCCTCCACCGGGAGAATGTTTCTCCTGATACGAAAGGTTGATGTAATCGTAGCTCATATCGGCGGGTAAAGTTTCCTTGGCTACTTCTTCCAAAGCATCCAGAGCTTGTGCGCTACTGAAGCCGTCATTAGGGCTTCCTCCAATTTCTGCTGATCGGAATAAATTAAGACGATTGGTAAAATCAGGACCTGCGACTTTGGTAGCGGTTACCAGAGTTGATATCGGCAACATGTCTCCATTATCATTTCTGACATAAATCTTATTTAAATTTTCAGGTTTTAATCGGTCAACGGCTTCACCTTGGAGATATACTTTGTACTGACGACCAAAACGGTTGAAATCATTCACATAAGTTCCTCCTAAAAAGGCACCTAATACTTCGGTAACCCTAGAAACCGGAACGCCAAGTTTCATAGCTTTTTCATTGTCAATGTCCAGCTTTATCTGAGGTGTTCCTGCATTAAATGTGGTATAAATCCTTTTTATTTCCGGGCGTTTTTGAGCTGCGGCAATAAAGGCTTGAGTTTGTTGCGCAAGATACTGTGGTGTATTCCCGCCCCTGTCCTGTAACATCAAACTAAAACCTGCAGATGCTCCTAAACCTTGAATGGCTGGTGGACCAAAAGCAAAAGCAGTTGCCGTGGTAATTTGTGTGGATAGTTTTTTATTTAATCGATCAACCAGTTGTTTTGCCGTTTCAGCTCTTTCTTCCCAAGGTTTTAGCGAGATAAAAACAAACGCATTATTAGGTTGGTAAGAATTGGTAAGCATACTAAATCCATTAATCGTAGTATAAGAAAGTATTGATTCTTCTTCTTTTAAAAACCCATCTACTTTTCTTGAAATTTCATCGGTACGCTGAAGTGATGAAGCAGGAGGCAAGGCAATGTTGACCAACGCATAACCCTGATCTTCTTCAGGAATAAATCCTAGTGGGATTTTTTTGCCCAATAATACAACAGCAAGTAAAATTATAACCAATAAGGAGACAATGCGCAATGATTTTTTGGCAAAAAAAGTAGCTCCCTTTATATATCCGCCAGTAACTTTTTCGAAAATTCTGTTGAATCCAGTAAAAAATTTAGCTAGCCAGCCTGTTTGCTGATCCACTGGTTTTGTGGGTTTTAATAACATGGCACAGAGTGCGGGACTTAAGGACAACGCACTAAAAGCCGAGAAGGCGACCGAGACTGCGATCGTTATGGCAAATTGTTGGTAAAAACGACCTGTAATTCCTGGCGTCATCGCAACCGGTACAAATACCGCAATCAAAATCAGTGCAATTGCAATTACAGGTCCTGAAACTTCCCGCATCGCTTGTATGGTTGCGTCTTTTGGAGATTTACCATGTTCGATATGATGCATTACGGCTTCAACAACAACGATGGCATCATCAACCACAATTCCAATTGCAAGTACTAATCCTAATAATGATAAAGTGTTTATTGAAAAACCTAACAATGGGAAAACAGCTATTGTACCAATTAAAGATACCGGAACTGTGATTAATGGAATCAAGGTTGCACGCCAGTTTTGTAGAAATATAAACACCACCAGAATAACCAGAATAACGGCCTCAAAGAGTGTGTGAACAATATCTTCAACACCAGCAGTAATCGCAAGTGTTGTATCTAGTGATTCCTGATAAACTACGTCTTTCGGAAACTTTTCAGACATTTTTTTCATCGCCTCTTTGGCAAGAGTTGCTACTTCTAAAGCATTACTTCCCGGCATTTGGAATACGGTAATTGCTGCTGTTGCATTTCCGTTTCTTCGGGCGCTTGAACTATAGTTTTCTGTTCCTAATTCAATTCTGGAAATGTCGCTTAGTAATACCTGTGCACCATCTGATTTACTTTTGACTACAATTTGACCAAACTGTTTTTCAGTAACCAAACGATCCTGTAGTGTAACTCCATAGGTAAAATCTGTTCCTGGCGGCGTTGGTTCTGCGCCAAATTTTCCACCGGGACTAATCATGTTTTGTGCATTCAGGGCATTTTTTACATCATCGACGGTTACGCCAAGTTTGCTCATAACATCGGCCTTGAGCCAAACTCTCATCGAATAATCACTTCCTCCAAAAAGTGAAACTTCACCAACACCTTTGATACGTGCCAATTGATCTACTATGTTGATATTCGCATAGTTATTCAGAAATTTTGAATCGTATTTTGGATTTGTTGAGGTAAGTGTAAACAACATCATTGGGAATGAGAGTGATTTTTTTACCACGACTCCCTGTTGTTTTACACTTGGCGGCATAAATGGAGCCGATTGTGCCTGACGGTTTTGAGTCAGCATATTGGCATTATCCAAATTGGTTCCTACATCAAAAGTTACTTCAATGGTACAAGCTCCGTCAGATGTGTTGGTTGATTTTATATAAAGCATTTGCTCAACTCCATTTACCTTTTGCT contains:
- a CDS encoding efflux RND transporter permease subunit, coding for MGEFFVRRPIVAMVISIIIVILGLLALQKTPISQYPDINPPVVKITTSFTGANALNVEQAVATPIEQKVNGVEQMLYIKSTNTSDGACTIEVTFDVGTNLDNANMLTQNRQAQSAPFMPPSVKQQGVVVKKSLSFPMMLFTLTSTNPKYDSKFLNNYANINIVDQLARIKGVGEVSLFGGSDYSMRVWLKADVMSKLGVTVDDVKNALNAQNMISPGGKFGAEPTPPGTDFTYGVTLQDRLVTEKQFGQIVVKSKSDGAQVLLSDISRIELGTENYSSSARRNGNATAAITVFQMPGSNALEVATLAKEAMKKMSEKFPKDVVYQESLDTTLAITAGVEDIVHTLFEAVILVILVVFIFLQNWRATLIPLITVPVSLIGTIAVFPLLGFSINTLSLLGLVLAIGIVVDDAIVVVEAVMHHIEHGKSPKDATIQAMREVSGPVIAIALILIAVFVPVAMTPGITGRFYQQFAITIAVSVAFSAFSALSLSPALCAMLLKPTKPVDQQTGWLAKFFTGFNRIFEKVTGGYIKGATFFAKKSLRIVSLLVIILLAVVLLGKKIPLGFIPEEDQGYALVNIALPPASSLQRTDEISRKVDGFLKEEESILSYTTINGFSMLTNSYQPNNAFVFISLKPWEERAETAKQLVDRLNKKLSTQITTATAFAFGPPAIQGLGASAGFSLMLQDRGGNTPQYLAQQTQAFIAAAQKRPEIKRIYTTFNAGTPQIKLDIDNEKAMKLGVPVSRVTEVLGAFLGGTYVNDFNRFGRQYKVYLQGEAVDRLKPENLNKIYVRNDNGDMLPISTLVTATKVAGPDFTNRLNLFRSAEIGGSPNDGFSSAQALDALEEVAKETLPADMSYDYINLSYQEKHSPGGGTVFLMALVFVFLILAAQYESWKLPFSVLLGAPFAVFGAFLGLFLARIGSDAYVNNVFAQIGLVLLIGLVAKNAILIVEFAKEEYEKGKPLYESAMTAAKLRFRPILMTAFAFILGVVPLLTATGAGSQARIVMGMAVFSGMLIATVLGVLIVPGLFVMIENIGKKKDDTTLTEGHNVESNTSDHD